A part of Candidatus Babeliaceae bacterium genomic DNA contains:
- the alr gene encoding alanine racemase has translation MQQPWLEISRGAFHNNIDQIKKIIGQTDMGIVVKANAYGHGLFEIARLAQEHAAVAYMFTASTSEALALRNAEISKPLLALAYHDVDYADVLNAEIEFTVYDISLLRKISAAAYKYNIPARVHIKVDTGMSRIGIKPQDVLACLNEIRCTPGIIVRGIFTHLADTNEPDQLFTRYQLAQFDMLVAKIADAGIKIPSIHALASGSILENNRYSCVRIGTSAYGYHKSDLQYARFINQVPEYALQQIVTIKAPIVGWYGEHDKKYAIVACGQAYGISFIPYVHQVMINGFFVPVVRVIDMLHVVIDVSHIPEAMLQNYVTIVGPIAGISVNDHARMSKTIGNEVVTLFSPTIPRYIVP, from the coding sequence ATGCAACAGCCCTGGCTTGAAATAAGCCGTGGTGCTTTTCATAATAATATTGACCAAATAAAAAAAATAATTGGACAAACTGATATGGGGATTGTGGTCAAGGCGAATGCCTATGGCCACGGTCTTTTTGAAATTGCGCGTCTTGCGCAAGAGCATGCTGCAGTTGCTTATATGTTTACCGCCTCTACATCAGAGGCCCTTGCTCTGCGTAATGCTGAAATATCGAAACCATTATTAGCTCTTGCGTATCATGATGTTGATTATGCAGACGTGCTTAATGCGGAAATAGAATTTACTGTTTATGATATATCTTTGCTGCGAAAAATATCTGCTGCTGCGTACAAATATAATATTCCTGCGCGTGTGCATATCAAGGTTGATACGGGCATGTCTCGAATTGGTATTAAGCCGCAGGATGTTCTTGCTTGTCTGAATGAAATACGATGTACGCCGGGTATTATCGTGCGTGGTATTTTTACTCATCTTGCGGATACCAATGAACCGGACCAATTGTTTACTCGGTATCAGCTGGCGCAGTTTGATATGCTTGTAGCAAAAATTGCTGATGCAGGTATAAAAATACCCTCTATTCACGCTCTTGCTTCGGGATCAATCTTGGAGAATAATCGTTACTCGTGCGTGAGAATTGGAACGAGTGCCTATGGATATCATAAAAGCGATCTACAATATGCTCGGTTTATTAATCAGGTGCCTGAGTATGCGTTGCAGCAAATTGTAACGATTAAAGCGCCCATTGTGGGTTGGTATGGTGAACATGATAAAAAATATGCTATTGTTGCATGTGGTCAGGCGTATGGCATATCTTTTATACCCTACGTGCACCAGGTTATGATAAACGGTTTTTTTGTACCAGTTGTTCGTGTTATTGATATGCTGCACGTGGTTATCGACGTTTCTCATATACCAGAAGCAATGCTACAAAATTATGTAACCATTGTTGGGCCGATTGCTGGGATATCGGTTAATGATCATGCGCGTATGAGCAAGACAATTGGGAATGAAGTTGTTACATTATTTTCGCCAACTATTCCACGATATATTGTGCCTTAA
- the murJ gene encoding murein biosynthesis integral membrane protein MurJ, whose amino-acid sequence MKAVGIKKSGALLLRKTIGIGAWTLLSRILGLIREVLQIKYLGVGTASDAFIAAFRIPNSLRKIFAEGALTAAFLPTYVATLQKEGEVAADKVATITFVILQSFLLLVCVLIGWHAHTIIYLIAPGWSAVTTADQAAQLLNILIYFIFFISSSSLCASILQARHHFFIPAVGQIVMNLFFIAQLIILTYYHAPVYYLAYGILLNGVVLLTMHIWACYRWGFMHYMPDRHSLLIVWRIVKKFVPCLLSVGALEINLFIDQMLASYLPAGSLTLLYYVNTIGRVPLSIFVIALSTILLPHFAHVHTYAPRRLNFYILESAKFIFWVIAPTTILMSIFSYQAFYTIMLSSAFTLQHVYEAAWLLRAFALGLFFFSLNRILLNVFYAMHETFIPTLIACGAAVFNTGLSMILMMYWGACGITLATSIAEIVKTGLFIMVLQRKYGVVFYGHRFMQTAYRCCAQLCVIGIACIVVYAFLYVCIMQLPIMYKTFLLARYGYWLWVAPLCGFGAFIAYITRRQFNITLYFLP is encoded by the coding sequence ATGAAAGCGGTTGGTATAAAAAAGAGTGGCGCATTATTGCTACGTAAAACTATTGGTATTGGCGCCTGGACATTATTAAGCAGAATCTTGGGGCTGATACGAGAAGTATTACAAATTAAATACTTGGGTGTAGGTACGGCTTCTGATGCTTTTATTGCTGCGTTTAGGATACCAAATTCTTTAAGAAAAATATTTGCAGAAGGTGCGTTAACAGCTGCTTTTTTACCTACGTATGTTGCAACATTGCAAAAAGAGGGTGAGGTTGCCGCTGATAAAGTCGCCACTATTACGTTTGTTATTTTGCAAAGTTTTTTATTGTTGGTATGTGTACTTATTGGCTGGCATGCTCATACGATAATATATCTTATTGCGCCGGGCTGGAGTGCTGTTACTACGGCTGATCAGGCTGCCCAGCTTTTAAATATTCTTATTTATTTTATTTTTTTTATTTCTTCTTCATCATTGTGTGCATCTATTTTGCAAGCACGACACCACTTTTTTATCCCAGCAGTTGGCCAGATTGTTATGAATCTTTTTTTTATTGCGCAACTTATTATTCTGACGTACTATCACGCGCCTGTATATTATTTAGCGTATGGTATTTTGCTTAACGGGGTCGTGTTATTAACAATGCATATCTGGGCATGTTATAGATGGGGCTTTATGCATTATATGCCTGATCGTCACTCATTGCTTATTGTATGGAGGATTGTTAAAAAATTTGTTCCTTGTTTGTTGAGTGTTGGTGCATTAGAAATTAATTTGTTTATTGATCAGATGCTTGCATCGTATCTTCCGGCAGGTTCTCTTACGTTGTTATATTATGTTAATACGATCGGTCGCGTGCCATTGAGTATTTTTGTTATAGCATTATCGACTATTTTACTTCCGCACTTTGCTCATGTACATACCTATGCTCCGCGACGTCTTAATTTTTATATTTTGGAGTCAGCAAAATTTATTTTTTGGGTTATTGCACCAACAACAATACTTATGTCTATTTTTTCTTATCAAGCTTTTTATACGATTATGTTATCATCGGCTTTTACGTTGCAGCATGTGTATGAAGCGGCATGGTTACTACGTGCGTTTGCATTAGGTCTTTTCTTTTTTTCTTTGAATAGAATTCTTTTGAATGTTTTTTATGCGATGCATGAAACATTTATACCTACACTGATTGCGTGCGGCGCTGCGGTATTCAATACAGGATTAAGCATGATTTTGATGATGTATTGGGGTGCATGTGGCATCACATTGGCAACATCTATTGCAGAAATAGTTAAGACAGGTTTATTTATTATGGTATTGCAGCGTAAGTACGGTGTTGTATTTTATGGGCATCGGTTTATGCAGACGGCGTATCGATGTTGTGCGCAGCTGTGTGTTATTGGTATTGCCTGCATTGTTGTGTACGCATTTTTATACGTTTGTATTATGCAATTGCCTATCATGTACAAGACATTTCTGCTTGCGCGATATGGGTATTGGTTATGGGTTGCGCCATTATGTGGGTTTGGCGCTTTTATTGCTTACATAACTCGTCGACAATTTAATATTACGTTATATTTTTTGCCATAA
- a CDS encoding ankyrin repeat domain-containing protein, producing the protein MILKTYFSPALICLITLHALSLYSMSSEEKKDLEKFLFTKENWEKPAHLQTIKKIFTDKTKLAQLKNSTNMFNNNLAHMAAKYGDSETMQLLLTNMPNSNNEFINHANNQGDTPLIAATFSQTLNPQMIQILLDNKADKNSTNKDGGSALTYVAAYGTPELIKLLVDNYKFQVSLKQNFPPLVMAVFLQKIDNVRTLLELGTDSNGIRQNRTALYWAIYKYNEARDTEKKDTALTIARILLAHGANPDLQPSSTFPSARTLWKSYGLDDNLNEIGLSALLTNLAHDLTALAHIAQ; encoded by the coding sequence ATGATACTAAAAACATATTTCTCACCTGCTCTTATATGCTTAATAACACTGCATGCATTATCACTCTATTCTATGAGTTCCGAAGAAAAAAAAGACTTAGAAAAATTTCTTTTTACCAAAGAAAACTGGGAAAAACCAGCACATTTGCAAACGATTAAGAAAATATTTACTGATAAAACTAAACTCGCTCAATTAAAAAATAGCACCAACATGTTTAATAATAATCTTGCTCATATGGCAGCAAAATACGGGGACTCAGAGACAATGCAGTTATTATTAACAAACATGCCTAATAGCAATAACGAATTTATTAATCATGCAAATAATCAGGGAGATACGCCTCTCATCGCCGCAACTTTTTCACAAACATTAAATCCCCAAATGATACAAATATTACTTGATAATAAAGCAGATAAAAATAGCACAAATAAAGATGGGGGATCAGCTCTGACCTATGTTGCTGCTTATGGTACTCCTGAACTTATAAAGCTCTTAGTTGATAATTATAAATTTCAAGTTAGCTTGAAGCAAAACTTCCCACCGCTTGTTATGGCTGTATTTTTGCAAAAGATCGATAACGTACGTACGTTACTTGAATTAGGGACAGACTCAAATGGCATTCGACAAAATAGAACAGCACTCTATTGGGCAATTTATAAATATAATGAAGCACGAGATACAGAAAAAAAAGATACGGCGCTTACCATAGCGCGCATACTCTTGGCACATGGAGCAAACCCCGACTTGCAGCCATCAAGCACTTTTCCCAGCGCACGCACTTTGTGGAAAAGCTATGGGCTTGACGATAATCTTAATGAAATTGGACTGAGTGCTCTACTCACGAATCTTGCGCATGATCTTACCGCACTTGCACATATAGCGCAGTAA
- a CDS encoding M3 family metallopeptidase: MIQKNVILIFCLLLIPACWFKGGASYMMPKINSVNDVIALFPQGTEALKQKMQQAIDVATRDLNNIIVIPIEKRTFENTVRAYDYMNARIGHAVTILHVLEMVSPREDMRTAAHEQIVAAQEFIIEQLAHNKDLYEALKEYAQIGKDLDSLSHEERYYLDEVIKGLEKSGLSLPHMTQEELKKIKKELGILELQFETNINCDNRTITVAREGLAGLSEDFIAHLTKTETNDYVLGVDYPTVHVVLENCSVEATRKALWSAYNHRAYPANISILEKVIALRQSMAELLGFESFAALDIDDEMAENPQKVEQFLEDLIQRSDKKVDAEYAEWKKELPAGITLVDNLFKPWDIDYLKAQYKKKHFSLEEQALAEYFPMENTVKELLTIYEQFLSVTFEQVAIDSNAFWHPDVRLVAVYTQQRELIGYLLLDLHPRDNKYSHACEITVAPAYTTGNNELVPAVAVVLANFPKSTATHPALLRRGDVVTFFHEFGHALHALLGATRMIGFSGTNVKRDFVEMPSQMLEEWMHDASILKKVSKHYVTQEPLSDDTIATIRAMKIFDSGDWVNRQLSYSLLSLEYYKAGKKDIQQIKKNIFKRLRRHVLFVDDQHTETSFGHLMGYGAKYYSYLWSKIFALDMFDHIKQHGLLDPVVGGQYSQKILKKGGSLEPQELLRDFLGREPNSIAFFKDLGI; encoded by the coding sequence ATGATACAGAAAAATGTTATATTAATCTTTTGTTTATTACTCATTCCTGCATGTTGGTTTAAAGGAGGGGCTTCTTATATGATGCCGAAAATAAATTCTGTCAATGACGTTATTGCACTGTTTCCTCAAGGTACAGAGGCATTGAAGCAGAAAATGCAACAAGCGATTGATGTGGCGACGCGAGATTTGAATAATATTATTGTTATTCCAATAGAAAAACGTACGTTTGAAAATACCGTGCGTGCGTATGATTATATGAATGCACGTATTGGGCATGCGGTAACTATTTTGCACGTACTAGAAATGGTAAGTCCGCGCGAAGATATGAGAACGGCGGCGCATGAACAAATAGTGGCGGCGCAAGAATTTATTATCGAACAATTAGCGCATAATAAAGATTTATACGAGGCGCTTAAAGAGTATGCACAAATTGGTAAAGATTTAGATTCGCTTTCGCATGAAGAGCGTTATTATCTTGATGAAGTAATTAAGGGTTTGGAAAAAAGTGGTCTTAGTTTGCCCCATATGACGCAAGAAGAACTTAAAAAAATAAAAAAAGAGCTCGGTATTCTTGAGTTGCAGTTTGAAACCAATATTAATTGTGATAATAGAACGATTACTGTTGCGCGGGAAGGGCTTGCAGGATTGAGCGAAGATTTTATTGCTCATCTTACAAAAACAGAAACCAATGACTATGTTCTTGGTGTTGATTATCCAACCGTGCACGTTGTGTTAGAAAATTGTTCTGTCGAAGCAACGCGAAAAGCATTATGGAGCGCCTATAATCACCGTGCATATCCGGCAAATATTTCAATTTTGGAAAAGGTTATTGCTCTGCGCCAGTCTATGGCGGAGCTCTTGGGATTTGAAAGTTTTGCGGCACTTGATATTGACGATGAAATGGCAGAAAATCCGCAAAAAGTAGAACAATTTTTGGAGGACCTTATTCAGCGTTCTGATAAAAAAGTTGATGCAGAATATGCTGAATGGAAAAAAGAACTTCCTGCTGGTATAACGCTGGTTGATAATCTGTTTAAGCCATGGGATATTGATTATCTCAAAGCACAGTATAAGAAAAAGCATTTTTCTCTTGAAGAGCAAGCGCTTGCTGAGTACTTTCCTATGGAAAATACGGTCAAAGAATTACTTACTATTTATGAACAATTTTTGAGTGTTACGTTTGAACAGGTTGCGATAGACAGTAATGCGTTTTGGCATCCTGATGTAAGGCTTGTTGCCGTTTATACGCAGCAGCGTGAGTTAATTGGTTATTTATTACTGGATCTTCATCCACGAGATAACAAGTATAGTCACGCTTGCGAAATTACGGTTGCTCCCGCTTATACAACAGGTAACAACGAATTAGTTCCCGCTGTTGCTGTTGTTCTTGCTAATTTTCCAAAATCTACCGCAACGCATCCGGCATTATTGCGTCGTGGTGATGTTGTTACGTTTTTTCATGAATTTGGTCATGCATTACACGCGCTGCTTGGCGCAACGCGCATGATAGGCTTTTCTGGAACCAATGTTAAGCGTGATTTTGTCGAAATGCCTTCTCAGATGTTGGAAGAATGGATGCATGATGCGTCAATTCTCAAAAAAGTAAGCAAGCATTATGTAACGCAAGAGCCGCTGTCTGACGATACCATAGCTACTATTCGCGCCATGAAGATATTTGATTCCGGCGATTGGGTCAATCGACAACTTTCTTATTCATTATTATCGTTGGAATATTATAAAGCTGGTAAAAAAGATATTCAGCAAATTAAAAAAAATATTTTCAAACGTCTGCGTCGTCACGTACTTTTTGTTGATGATCAACATACCGAAACTTCTTTTGGTCATCTTATGGGTTACGGTGCCAAATATTATAGCTACTTATGGTCAAAAATATTTGCATTAGATATGTTTGATCACATAAAACAGCATGGGTTGCTTGATCCTGTTGTTGGCGGTCAGTACAGCCAAAAAATTCTTAAAAAAGGTGGCAGCTTGGAACCGCAAGAGTTACTCAGAGATTTTTTGGGTCGTGAGCCAAATTCTATAGCGTTTTTTAAAGACCTGGGAATTTAA
- a CDS encoding ATP-binding cassette domain-containing protein, producing the protein MKFELRSITKKFVQGDGSIVTIFEDATATFHTGMSYAITGVSGTGKSTLLYMLAGIEKPSSGAIMYNNSDITVWGSRNQQVFLLRSVGLLFQQPYLIQELSVIDNVTLKGRIAGLSESELSLRGRDLLESVGLAHKAQQSPAVLSGGEQQRVALARALFLKPQFLLADEPTAHLDQNNKKRIIELLCVMQKEYGMGLIMSTHDQTIAQCLQEQYEIKNGRLGMCS; encoded by the coding sequence ATGAAGTTTGAATTACGATCTATTACAAAAAAATTTGTGCAAGGTGACGGCAGTATCGTTACCATTTTTGAAGATGCAACAGCAACGTTTCATACGGGAATGAGCTATGCAATTACGGGCGTTTCTGGAACGGGAAAATCAACGTTATTATATATGCTTGCGGGTATCGAAAAACCGAGTTCTGGGGCTATTATGTATAATAACAGTGATATCACCGTTTGGGGTTCACGTAATCAGCAGGTTTTTTTATTACGTTCCGTAGGACTTCTTTTTCAGCAGCCGTATTTAATTCAAGAACTTTCTGTTATTGATAATGTAACACTTAAAGGCAGAATTGCTGGATTATCTGAATCAGAATTATCTTTGCGAGGGCGTGACCTTTTAGAAAGTGTTGGGCTTGCACATAAGGCACAACAATCTCCAGCGGTTTTGTCCGGTGGTGAGCAACAACGCGTTGCTTTGGCCCGTGCGCTTTTTTTGAAGCCACAGTTTTTATTAGCCGATGAGCCAACAGCGCATTTGGACCAAAATAATAAAAAAAGAATTATTGAATTGTTATGTGTTATGCAAAAAGAGTATGGCATGGGGCTTATTATGAGTACGCATGATCAGACAATAGCGCAGTGCTTGCAAGAGCAGTATGAAATTAAGAACGGTCGATTAGGAATGTGCTCATGA
- a CDS encoding ankyrin repeat domain-containing protein codes for MKQYNLYIYVILSTPSLFTMEKKTQELKKHLFYEYNWWANMQEIKRLLKTYQDELAQFKHNKTPQGDTLINLTARYGEAESMQLLLSTIGDKNLIDDANYNGTTPLMNAIIEKKPEMIHLLLDYEADTNKLDNYGASALTRAAAHGTPDLIKLMVVKYKAQINLEQKMTPLSMAILFINLDNVRALLTLGANPNNQAYGKSPLFLILDQYSKKQTQEKKDLARAIARILLENGANSDELKKEFMAKNIT; via the coding sequence ATGAAACAATACAACCTCTACATATATGTAATACTCTCCACACCATCTCTCTTTACTATGGAAAAAAAAACGCAAGAATTAAAAAAACATCTTTTTTATGAGTATAATTGGTGGGCAAATATGCAAGAAATTAAAAGATTATTAAAGACCTACCAAGACGAATTAGCTCAATTTAAACATAACAAAACACCTCAAGGGGATACGCTTATCAACCTAACCGCACGATATGGCGAAGCTGAATCAATGCAATTATTATTAAGCACCATAGGAGACAAAAATCTCATTGATGATGCAAATTATAATGGAACTACACCACTTATGAATGCTATTATTGAAAAAAAACCTGAAATGATTCACCTGCTGCTCGATTACGAAGCTGATACCAATAAGCTTGACAACTATGGCGCATCAGCACTTACCAGAGCGGCCGCTCACGGCACGCCTGATCTCATAAAACTTATGGTTGTAAAATATAAAGCACAGATTAATTTAGAACAAAAGATGACACCTCTTAGCATGGCTATTCTTTTCATAAACCTCGACAATGTGCGTGCATTACTTACATTAGGAGCAAATCCAAATAATCAAGCATATGGCAAGAGCCCTTTGTTTTTAATACTTGATCAATATAGTAAAAAACAAACACAAGAAAAAAAAGACCTTGCACGTGCCATAGCACGCATACTGTTAGAAAACGGTGCAAATTCCGATGAACTAAAAAAAGAATTTATGGCAAAAAATATAACGTAA
- the uvrB gene encoding excinuclease ABC subunit UvrB: MKIFNIKAPFPPAGDQRQAIELLSHSRPGRSTLLGVTGSGKTFTMANVIAEQSKPALILSPNKTLAAQLYEEFCLFFPKNKVGYFVSYYDYYQPESYLPAQDIYIAKETKVNSEIERLRIEATASLINRPDSVIIASVSCIYGLGNPYDYRNLALSLHVGQQMPRTDLLRKLIFIQYVRNDMEKAPGTFQVRGTSIEVNLPYVRDKLRIEVSGSTIEGLEWVSRHDNTVIDKLDTMLILPAKHFVTTEEKKERAIRSIQTELDEWLPQLKNPLYRERLKARVTHDLELLKERGFCPGIENYSVHFDGRASGQKPYCLFDFFPEDFLLIIDESHIAVPQLRGMYAGDRARKQSLIDFGFRLPSALDNRPLKFDEIETFFKDVVFVSATPGDYELAESSVVAEQIIRPTGLIDPEIEIHPREGQIGYLIAAINERVELGFRTLVTVLTKKLAEELAHYLEEHRIKVCYLHHDLKTPQRTEILHKLRSGVFDCLVGVNLLREGLDLPEVALVAIMDADIESFLRDKRSLIQIIGRAARNSASKVLFFADKVTRSMQAAIDETYRRRALQIAYNTEHDITPTTVKREVTKSISPMQAAIAKASKSAGKKPKEHIVIEDVVKRMADLEEQMTLAADKLDFETAIKLRAEWFELQKLHKLL, translated from the coding sequence ATGAAAATATTTAACATTAAAGCACCATTTCCACCTGCAGGTGATCAGCGACAAGCGATAGAATTGTTATCGCATTCTAGGCCTGGTCGATCAACATTATTGGGCGTAACGGGGTCCGGTAAAACATTTACGATGGCAAATGTTATTGCCGAGCAATCAAAGCCTGCGCTCATTCTATCTCCTAATAAAACCTTAGCGGCTCAATTGTATGAAGAGTTTTGTCTTTTTTTTCCAAAAAATAAAGTTGGTTATTTTGTGAGTTATTATGACTATTATCAACCGGAATCTTACTTGCCAGCTCAGGATATTTATATTGCAAAAGAAACAAAAGTAAATAGCGAAATAGAGCGCTTGCGTATTGAAGCAACGGCATCGCTGATAAATCGTCCAGATAGCGTTATTATAGCATCGGTTTCTTGTATTTATGGCCTGGGAAACCCGTATGATTATCGCAATTTGGCCCTTTCTTTGCATGTTGGCCAGCAAATGCCCAGAACCGATTTATTGCGTAAGCTTATTTTTATTCAGTATGTGCGAAATGATATGGAAAAAGCGCCGGGAACGTTTCAGGTGCGCGGCACTTCTATAGAAGTTAATTTGCCCTATGTTCGCGATAAATTGCGTATAGAAGTTTCTGGCTCAACTATAGAGGGGCTTGAATGGGTTTCTCGGCATGATAATACGGTAATAGACAAACTTGATACTATGTTAATTCTTCCAGCAAAGCATTTTGTGACTACAGAAGAAAAAAAAGAACGTGCGATTCGTAGTATTCAAACAGAACTTGATGAATGGCTGCCTCAGCTCAAAAACCCCTTGTATCGTGAACGTCTTAAGGCACGTGTAACGCATGATTTAGAATTACTTAAAGAACGCGGTTTTTGTCCGGGTATTGAAAACTATTCAGTACATTTTGATGGCAGAGCTTCCGGTCAAAAACCGTACTGTTTATTCGACTTTTTTCCGGAAGATTTCTTACTTATTATTGATGAATCGCATATTGCTGTGCCGCAGTTGCGTGGTATGTATGCAGGTGACCGTGCGCGTAAGCAGTCGCTGATAGATTTTGGATTCAGATTGCCTTCTGCATTGGATAATAGACCACTTAAATTTGATGAAATTGAAACATTTTTTAAAGATGTCGTTTTTGTTTCTGCAACTCCAGGAGATTATGAATTAGCAGAAAGTTCTGTTGTTGCAGAGCAAATCATTCGGCCAACGGGACTTATTGATCCAGAAATAGAAATTCATCCACGCGAAGGACAGATTGGCTATTTGATTGCAGCTATTAATGAACGGGTTGAGTTGGGATTCCGTACGTTGGTCACCGTTTTAACAAAAAAACTTGCCGAAGAGCTGGCGCATTATCTTGAAGAGCATCGCATCAAGGTTTGCTATTTGCATCATGATCTCAAAACGCCGCAAAGAACAGAGATTTTGCATAAGTTAAGAAGCGGGGTTTTTGATTGTCTTGTCGGGGTTAATTTGTTGCGAGAAGGACTTGATCTGCCAGAGGTTGCTCTTGTCGCGATTATGGATGCAGATATAGAAAGCTTTTTGCGCGACAAGCGCTCGCTTATTCAAATTATTGGTAGAGCAGCGCGTAACAGCGCATCTAAGGTGCTGTTTTTTGCCGATAAAGTAACACGCTCTATGCAGGCAGCTATCGATGAAACCTATCGACGAAGAGCCTTGCAAATTGCATATAATACTGAACACGATATAACACCAACGACGGTAAAGCGAGAAGTGACTAAAAGTATTTCGCCTATGCAAGCGGCCATTGCCAAAGCAAGTAAAAGTGCGGGTAAAAAGCCTAAAGAACATATTGTTATTGAAGATGTTGTTAAGCGCATGGCGGATTTGGAAGAACAGATGACGCTTGCCGCTGATAAGTTGGACTTCGAAACTGCTATTAAGTTGCGCGCAGAATGGTTTGAGCTGCAGAAGTTACACAAATTGTTGTAG
- a CDS encoding ankyrin repeat domain-containing protein, with amino-acid sequence MNQYMYAYTFFCLTLTIIPTYTMQKTPKELEAFFFDRKNWKDTNNIKNIINTTPQEILKNMTVPFFGTNLAHLAAENGDVSIMKLLLDKIQDPDKTWINQSSTMEFTPLMLLFFKQSSNSTNMANIMLQHGADPNKMDSFGENALILAITNGTPNIIKTMIEKYGADPDIHRQGKPTPRELLIEKKLGYLVTKTAINNAITNFARDLMVLTQILIK; translated from the coding sequence ATGAACCAATATATGTATGCATACACTTTTTTTTGCCTAACACTTACAATAATACCTACCTATACCATGCAAAAAACACCAAAAGAGTTGGAGGCGTTTTTTTTTGACAGAAAAAACTGGAAAGATACAAACAACATTAAAAACATTATAAACACTACACCTCAAGAAATTCTTAAAAATATGACCGTCCCCTTTTTTGGAACCAACCTTGCTCATCTAGCAGCAGAAAACGGGGATGTCTCCATCATGAAATTACTTCTCGATAAAATACAAGATCCGGACAAGACATGGATTAATCAATCCAGTACAATGGAATTTACACCTCTGATGCTGCTTTTTTTTAAACAATCATCAAACTCAACCAATATGGCGAATATCATGTTACAACACGGCGCTGATCCGAATAAAATGGACTCTTTTGGAGAAAATGCTCTTATTCTCGCTATTACCAATGGCACACCTAATATTATAAAAACCATGATTGAAAAATATGGAGCCGATCCCGATATACACAGACAAGGCAAGCCAACACCGCGAGAGCTTTTGATAGAAAAAAAATTAGGCTATCTAGTCACTAAAACGGCCATCAATAATGCCATCACAAATTTTGCCCGTGACCTTATGGTACTCACGCAGATTTTAATAAAATAA